One segment of Lytechinus pictus isolate F3 Inbred chromosome 13, Lp3.0, whole genome shotgun sequence DNA contains the following:
- the LOC129274413 gene encoding uncharacterized protein LOC129274413: MATSEDSKELNHVGPGPPENKKLTERLSDEELLDLIPTLENGDFYPIGLKLDYDKDTLNQIRGDHPDDISAAFKALFLSWENYVTVSPKAARLMLAEALKFVERKDLAGRVIGEQPKDEKERVEYMCNKHSFREASYYCKKSKDKICERCLEEYDTVNIVPVNDMHIEIKHRLKSSFDRLNQARDRLERIREQGKGGMTGMITKTQVGIQVMREGIYKVFSEAHDMMSKERDALIEKANVLERSASPEVYGFALSKLKKCELALMEVKEKAQYVNDVTKFESASQKIDVILNACLDRGPLMNLNKLDMKMVACPSVYLGHLEEVSGWEFVEQFDLPEDKKEEMNVCIKLTDRKIVVGYRLGGADIIDLDTKKSSRIAYDVRISSMALMSSGHIILCTTDNKLGMITQAGHKMSSFFFTQKTNKPCCVSVDDKDTIYMGYSEFSNIEVFETTGGFLRNIATVLQPWCMSIMKSGHIAVTECTIGLRDAVEIMSQEGRPVGHIIGRLGCSPFSCIDEAGNIFVAMVTNDGRCTLRKYSPTGDHLETVVEELQLEWHEQREWLQLASLSPNELVLCDRGSVYVYRRRPTLSMMTTIIGSD, encoded by the exons ATGGCTACAAGCGAAGACAGCAAAGAGTTGAATCACGTCGGACCTGGTCCGCCTGAAAA TAAAAAGTTGACTGAACGGCTCTCGGATGAGGAGCTATTGGACCTTATTCCGACCTTAGAGAATGGAGATTTCTATCCGATTGGTCTCAAGCTCGACTATGATAAAGACACCCTTAATCAAATCAGAG GTGATCACCCAGATGACATAAGCGCGGCCTTCAAGGCCCTTTTTCTCAGTTGGGAGAATTACGTCACAGTTTCGCCCAAAGCAGCCAGATTAATGCTTGCTGAAGCACTCAAGTTCGTCGAGAGGAAAGATCTAGCCGGAAGAGTTATAG GTGAACAGCCAAAAGACGAGAAAGAACGTGTTGAATACATGTGCAATAAACACAGCTTCAGGGAAGCATCCTACTACTGTAAAAAGAGTAAGGATAAAATATGCGAGCGATGTCTGGAGGAATATGACACAGTGAACATCGTCCCCGTCAATGATATGCACATCGAGATCAAACACAGGTTAAAGAGCAGCTTCGATCGGCTGAACCAGGCCAGAGATCGTCTTGAGAGGATTAGGGAGCAAGGAAAGGGTGGCATGACCGGTATGATCACGAAGACACAAGTTGGTATCCAAGTCATGCGTGAAGGTATTTACAAAGTATTCTCCGAAGCTCATGACATGATGTCCAAGGAAAGGGATGCACTCATTGAGAAAGCGAACGTCTTGGAGAGGTCGGCGAGCCCAGAGGTGTATGGGTTCGCTTTGTCGAAGCTGAAGAAGTGCGAGCTGGCCCTGATGGAGGTGAAGGAGAAAGCACAGTATGTCAACGACGTCACCAAATTCGAATCTGCGTCTCAGAAGATTGATGTCATTCTAAATGCTTGTCTTGATAGGGGACCCCTTATGAACCTGAACAAGCTGGATATGAAAATGGTAGCGTGTCCTTCGGTTTACCTGGGCCACCTAGAGGAAGTCTCCGGATGGGAATTTGTGGAGCAGTTTGACCTTCCCGAAGACAAGAAGGAAGAGATGAACGTCTGCATCAAACTGACGGATCGGAAAATCGTGGTGGGATACAGGCTAGGTGGAGCGGATATAATAGATCTAGATACCAAGAAGTCGAGCAGAATCGCATATGATGTTAGGATCAGCAGTATGGCTCTCATGAGCTCGGGACACATTATTCTCTGTACAACAGACAATAAACTAGGCATGATCACACAGGCAGGACACAAAATGTCTTCATTTTTCTTCACTCAAAAGACCAACAAACCATGTTGCGTGAGCGTCGACGACAAGGATACGATATATATGGGTTACTCAGAGTTCAGCAACATCGAGGTCTTTGAGACAACTGGCGGATTCTTGAGGAACATCGCCACCGTCCTGCAGCCATGGTGTATGTCCATCATGAAGTCGGGCCACATCGCCGTCACCGAATGCACCATAGGTCTTAGAGATGCTGTCGAGATCATGAGCCAGGAAGGACGTCCCGTGGGACACATCATCGGTCGCTTGGGATGCTCTCCTTTCTCCTGCATCGACGAAGCGGGCAACATCTTCGTCGCTATGGTAACTAATGATGGGAGATGCACTCTCAGAAAGTATTCCCCAACTGGAGACCACCTTGAGACCGTTGTCGAGGAGCTCCAGTTAGAGTGGCACGAGCAGCGTGAGTGGCTCCAGCTAGCCAGTCTGTCACCTAATGAACTTGTTCTTTGTGATAGGGGATCTGTTTATGTGTACCGACGAAGACCAACACTTTCGATGATGACCACAATTATAGGATCAGACTGA
- the LOC129274937 gene encoding uncharacterized protein LOC129274937, producing MVRVLDTATLCIFALLAVVIDDGDAYMWNWMWSGSATQGRAPPGMIEDGDGPVVNGDLDISHPKNIQGRLLVNETEARYYEDLPCDSDKKCGRGRFCDLHYGGCHRHRRPGHLCRRDGHCQKGYDCMFGTCSETIPERTLGARCRNEKDCGSNMCCAKQHGESVCKQKLPLQAKCYIPPGGMEYVIDSMCPCEDGLVCSETVVMERREQEFVLRFWTDRGHMRCQAR from the exons ATGGTTCGTGTTCTGGATACTGCCACGCTCTGCATCTTCGCGCTCCTCGCAGTGGTCATTGATGACGGCGATGCGTACATGTGGAATTGGATGTGGAGTGGATCTGCTACACAAGGTCGAGCTCCTCCGGGTATGATCGAGGACGGCGACGGACCCGTCGTCAACGGCGACCTCGACATCAGCCATCCTAAAAACATCCAAGGTCGACTTCTTGTCAACGAAACAGAAGCTCGGTATTATGAG GACCTCCCTTGCGACAGCGACAAGAAATGCGGCCGTGGCCGTTTCTGTGACCTGCATTACGGTGGATGTCATCGACATCGACGACCGGGACATCTCTGCAGACGAGACGGACATTGCCAGAAAGGATACGATTGTATGTTTGGAACTTGCAGCGAAACCATTCCAGAAAGAACGCTAG GGGCGCGATGCAGGAACGAAAAGGATTGCGGTAGCAACATGTGTTGTGCGAAGCAGCACGGTGAGTCGGTGTGCAAGCAGAAACTCCCCCTTCAGGCGAAATGTTACATCCCACCAGGCGGTATGGAATACGTCATCGATTCGATGTGCCCGTGTGAGGATGGACTCGTGTGCAGCGAAACGGTTGTCATGGAAAGAAGAGa GCAAGAGTTCGTTCTTCGCTTTTGGACGGACCGAGGTCATATGCGATGTCAAGCCCGGTGA